The Cucumis melo cultivar AY chromosome 6, USDA_Cmelo_AY_1.0, whole genome shotgun sequence genome includes a region encoding these proteins:
- the LOC103483166 gene encoding bifunctional fucokinase/fucose pyrophosphorylase isoform X5: MGKVFLPLPYLAADDPDGPVPLLFDHILAIASCARQAFKNEVTAGGILTMTGDVLPCFDASALILPEEDSCIITVPITLDIASNHGVIVASKNETAGRGYTLSLVDNLLQKPSVDELTKNDAVLSDGRTLLDTGIIAVRGKGWAELVLLACSCQSMISDLLKCGKEISLYEDLVAAWVPAKHKWLQPRPFGEELILRLGRQKMFSYCAYDLLFLHFGTSSEVLDHLSGDESELIGRRHLCSIPATTSSDIAASVVILSSRIGPGVSVGEDSLIYDSSISVGVQIGSQCIVVSVNISETNNQLPGGAFRFMLPDRHCLWEVPLVGYTERVIVYCGLHDNPKISVSKGGTFCGKPWKKVLQDLSIEESDLWPTARTQEKCLWNARIFPVLSYFEMLTLAMWLMGLSDAKTEHLLPSWKSSHRVSLEELHKSINFLKMCTGSRNHQAELAAGIAKACINFGMLGRNLSQLCEEIKQKEVLGLETCKDFLDMCPELHDQSIKVVPKSRVYQVHVDLLRACSEETAACELEREVWAAVADETASAVRYGFKDLLDQPDNNKLGQSNRRSDNGIDQLIHHKRVTVNLPVRVDFVGGWSDTPPWSLERPGCVLNMAINLEGSLPVGTCIETTKTSGVLFSDDAGNELHIKDLNSITTPFDSDDPFRLVKSALLVTGIIHDHILTVVGLQIKTWANVPRGSGLGTSSILAAAVVKGLLQITDGDESNENVARLVLVLEQLMGTGGGWQDQIGGLYPGIKFTTSFPGIPLRLQVIPLLPSPQLVSELQNRLLVVFTGQVRLAHQVLHKVVTRYLRRDNLLISSIKRLATLAKIGREALMNCDVDELGEIMMETWRLHQELDPFCSNEFVDKLFAFADPYCCGYKLVGAGGGGFALLLAKSSVLAMELRNKLENDKNFEVKVYDWNTSL, encoded by the exons TTATTGTGGCATCTAAAAACGAGACAGCTGGCAGAGGTTACACTCTAAGTTTAGTTGATAATCTCTTGCAGAAACCTAGTGTTGACGAACTCACCAAGAACGATGCAGTTCTAAGTGATGGTAGAACGCTACTTGACACTGGAATAATAGCAGTTAGAGGTAAAGGATGGGCCGAGCTAGTTTTGCTTGCATGTTCATGCCAATCAATGATTTCAGATCTTCTAAAGTGTGGGAAGGAG ATTAGCTTATATGAAGATCTGGTGGCAGCTTGGGTACCTGCCAAACACAAGTGGTTGCAGCCACGTCCCTTTGGTGAAGAATTGATTCTTAGGTTGGGAAGGCAGAAGATGTTTAGCTATTGTGCTT ATGATTTATTGTTCTTGCATTTTGGTACCTCGAGTGAAGTTCTGGATCACCTAAGTGGGGATGAGTCGGAACTTATTGGACGAAGACACTTGTGTTCTATCCCGGCTACGACTTCATCTGACATAGCAGCATCTGTTGTTATCCTTTCCAGTAGAATTGGGCCCGGAGTATCTGTTGGAGAAGACTCCCTCATTTATGATTCCTCCATTTCTGTTGGAGTACAGATTGGTTCCCAATGTATAGTTGTTAGTGTTAACATCTCAGAAACTAACAACCAGTTACCAGGAGGTGCATTTAGGTTCATGCTTCCAGATCGCCATTGTCTTTGGGAAGTTCCATTAGTTGGTTATACTGAAAGAGTCATAGTATATTGTGGACTTCATGATAACCCAAAAATTTCAGTCTCTAAGGGTGGGACATTTTGTGGGAAGCCTTGGAAGAAGGTTTTGCAAGATTTGAGTATTGAAGAAAGTGATCTGTGGCCTACCGCTCGAACTCAGGAGAAGTGCTTATGGAATGCAAGAATATTCCCGGTTCTTTCCTATTTTGAGATGCTTACTTTGGCTATGTGGCTGATGGGATTGAGTGATGCAAAAACGGAGCATTTGCTTCCGTCATGGAAAAGTTCTCATCGAGTTAGCTTGGAGGAATTGCACAAGTCTATCAATTTTCTTAAAATGTGTACCGGATCAAGGAATCACCAAGCAGAACTGGCTGCTGGAATTGCTAAAGCTTGTATCAACTTTGGCATGCTTGGACGTAACTTATCCCAACTATGTGAAGAAATAAAGCAGAAAGAAGTTTTGGGATTAGAAACTTGCAAGGATTTTCTAGATATGTGCCCCGAACTTCATGACCAGAGCATTAAAGTTGTTCCAAAGAGCCGAGTGTACCAGGTGCACGTTGATCTTCTAAGAGCATGCAGTGAGGAGACGGCAGCATGTGAGTTGGAACGAGAAGTTTGGGCTGCTGTTGCTGATGAAACTGCTTCGGCAGTAAGATATGGCTTTAAAG ATCTCTTGGACCAACCTGACAACAATAAATTGGGACAGAGCAATCGTCGTTCTGACAATGGAATAGACCAATTAATTCACCATAAAAGGGTAACTGTTAATTTACCTGTACGTGTGGATTTTGTTGGTGGTTGGAGTGACACTCCTCCATGGAGCTTAGAGCGCCCTGGTTGCGTGTTGAACATGGCAATTAATTTGGAAGGTTCTCTTCCTGTTGGGACCTGTATAGAAACAACGAAAACTTCTGGAGTTTTGTTCAGTGATGATGCTGGTAACGAGTTACATATTAAAGACCTTAACTCGATTACCACTCCATTTGATAGTGATGATCCATTTCGGCTTGTCAAATCTGCGTTGCTCGTGACTGGCATTATTCATGATCATATTCTAACTGTTGTTGGTTTGCAAATCAAAACTTGGGCGAATGTGCCTCGTGGTAGCGGTCTGGGAACTTCCAGCATCTTAGCTGCTGCTGTGGTAAAAGGTCTTCTTCAGATAACTGATGGAGATGAAAGCAATGAAAATGTTGCAAGACTTGTATTGGTACTGGAGCAGCTTATGGGGACTGGTGGTGGCTGGCAAGACCAAATTGGAGGTTTGTACCCTGGCATCAAGTTTACCACAAGTTTTCCTGGAATCCCACTACGTCTTCAAGTTATCCCCTTGTTACCATCACCTCAATTGGTCTCAGAGTTGCAGAACCGGTTGCTTGTAGTATTTACTGGTCAG GTTCGACTTGCACATCAAGTTCTTCACAAGGTAGTGACACGATATCTGAGACGCGATAACCTTCTCATATCCAGCATAAAACGTTTAGCCACCCTAGCAAAGATCGGGAGAGAAGCACTCATGAACTGTGATGTCGATGAGTTGGGGGAGATAATGATGGAAACTTGGCGATTGCATCAGGAACTAGATCCTTTCTGCAGCAATGAGTTTGTTGATAAGCTCTTTGCATTTGCGGATCCTTACTGTTGTGGCTACAAACTAGTGGGTGCTGGTGGCGGGGGCTTTGCTTTATTACTAGCTAAAAGTTCAGTCTTAGCCATGGAATTGAGAAACAagctcgaaaatgataaaaatttcGAAGTAAAAGTTTACGATTGGAACACATCTTTATAG